The Campylobacter concisus sequence TTTTCGTTACCAGACTTTACTACAACGTAGTTTACATACGGGCTATTTTTGCTTTCAAGCACAAGTGCGTCTTTTACCGGATTAAGATTGGCATTTAGAGCGTAGTTTGTGTTGATAACTGCGATAGTAACGTCATCAAGTGTTCTTGGTACTTGAGCAGTCTCTATCTCTTCAAATTTAAGCTTTTTAGGGTTATCAACTATATCAAGTGGAGTTTTTAGTGGATTATCGTTTAGCTTAATAAGTCCAGCATTTGCAAGGATATCTAAAGCACGGCTTTCATTTGTCGGATCATTTGGGATAGATACGGTCGAACCATCTTTTAGATCTTTGATGTCTTTTATCCTTTTAGAATAAACTCCCATTGGCTCAAGGTGAACGCCAACTGTTTTTATAAGATGAGTGCCCTTGTTTTTGTTAAATTCGTCCAAATATGGAAGGTGCTGAAAGAAATTTGCATCTAAATCGCCATCTTCTGTTGCAAGGTTTGGCGTAGTGTAGTCGTTAAATTCTTTGATTTCAAGCGTATAGCCATCTTTTGCCAAAATAGGCTTTACAACCTCTAAAATTTCAGCATGTGGGATAGGTGTAGCACCAACGATTATTGTTTTTGATTTATCAGCTGCATTTGCACTTACACTAAGACCAAGAGCAACTAAAGAAGTGAGAAGTAGTTTTTTCATTTATTATCCTTTTTTAAAATTTGCCAAGCACCAAAAAAGGATAAATTTAAGCTAGAGGGTTAAATTTCTTTTTAAGCGCTTAAGCTAGTTCTAAGCACTTAAAAAGAAATTTTGTGCTTAGAGATTAGTCTTTCGACAACGCGTTTTTTACTAGGCGGCACATGTGGCACATATCTGATTTCATCTTTTATCCTTTCAGCTAAAAATTAATTCGGGCAATTTTAAGGAAAAAAGCTTAAAATCAGATAAAAACAAAGGCCTATTTTTTAGAAATTTTATATAAGTAGTTACCTAAAACTTGAAAAATTTGAACCATAATGATAAGAATAACCACGGTGTAGAGCATGATATCTGGGCGAAATCTTTGATATCCGTAGTTTATAGCGACAGATCCTAGTCCGCCGCCACCAACTGCTCCAGCCATCGCTGAAAAGCCGATATTTACGATAAGCGTTAGTGTAAAAGCCGAGATGATGCCAGGAAGCGCCTCTACAAACATCACGCGAAAGATGATCTGAAATTTCGAGCTACCAAAGCTTTGAGCAGCTTCGATGATACCTTTATCAACCTCTTTTAGCGCATTTTCAATGAGTCTTGCCACAAATGGAGCTGCTCCGATAGTTAGCGGAACGATCGCAGCTGTGGTACCGATACTTGTACCTACGATCATTTTTGTGACTGGAAATAGCACGATGATGAGGATGATAAACGGAAAGCTTCTAAGTACGTTTATAACGATATCAAGGATAAAGTAAAGCTGTTTGTTTGGCTTTAGTCCATCTTTGTCTGAAAGTATGAGCAAAACCGCAGGTATAAGGCCTATGGCAAAGGCAAGTAGGGTGGAGACGATGCTCATATATAGCGTTTCGCCGATAGCTGGCAAAAGTATCCTAGAAAAAACATCTGGAAATTTAGAAAAATCAATACCAAACATCAAGCAACCTCCCATAAAACGCCACTTTGCTTGATGTAGTTAAGTACGTTTTCTTTATCTTTTTCATCTATGTTTATGACAAGCGAGCCAAGAACATTTTCGTTTAGCTTCTCAAGCTTACCCCATACTATGTTAAAGTCGATATTTAGGCTTCTTGCCATGTGTGTGATCACGCTGTTTTGAGCCACTTCTTTTGGAAAAAATAGCCTGATATTTGTGCCAGTGCTCGGCAAAATTTCCACTTCACCCAAAAACTCTTTCATCTTCTCGTCTGGCTTTAAGAATAACTCTTCGATGCTTCCAGAGCCTATTATCTTGCCGCCTTCAAGCAAAATCGCGCGTTTTGCGATCGATTTTACTACCTCCATCTCGTGCGTGACGATGACGACGCTGATGTCTAGCTCTTTGTTTATCTTTTCAAGCAATTCTAAAATTTGATTTGTCGTGTTTGGATCAAGAGCCGAAGTCGCCTCGTCGCTCAGTAAAATTTTAGGATTTAAAGCAAGCGCTCTAGCGATCGCTACACGCTGTTTTTGACCACCACTTAGCTCGCTTGGATAGCTTTTTGCCTTACTTTCAAGACCGACTAAATTTAAAAGCTCTTTTACTCTTTTTTCGGTCTCATCGTTTTTGTAACCCCAAAATTTAAGCGGAGTAGCGACGTTTTCAAAGACATTTTTTCTAGCCATTAATGCAAAATGCTGAAATATCATCCCAACATCTCGCCTTAAATGTCTCTGCTGTGTCTCATCTAAATTTTTTATCTCTTGATCAAAGACTTTTAAGCTACCGCCTTGATAGCTTTCAAGCCCATTTATGCACCTTAAAAGCGTTGATTTACCAGCACCGCTGTGTCCCACGATAGCAAAAATTTCACCCTTTTTAACCTCTAAATTTATATCAAAAAGGATCTGCGTATCACCATAAAATTTGCTTAAATTTTCTATCTTTATCACTATTTTTCTCCAAGAGCTTCTAATTCTTCACATACTTTTTTAAATTTAGCCTCAGCGCTTCGCAAAGCCTCTTTGTTTGTCTCTATGACCTCTTTTGGTGCATTTGCCACGAAATTTTGATTATTTAACATACCTGAGAGCTTAGCTATCTCTTTTTCAAGCTTCGTCTTTTGAGACTTGAGTCTTGTGATGATACCGCTCATATCAAGCCCTTCAAGCGGGACAAATGCCTCTAAATTTTCGCTCACGTCTCTTATTGAATTTTCGATTTTCTCATCTACAAAGCCGATCTCTTCGCATTTTGCAAGCAGTTTGATGTACTCTTTAACCTCGTCAAGGTCTATTTTTTCATTAAATTTAACAAAGGCTTTTGCTATCTTTGAGTTGCCAAGATCGATAGTAGCTTTTGCACGGCGAATAGCGACGATCGCTTCGATAACTAGCTCAAATTTCTTCTCAACCTCTAAATTTCGCTCTTTTATCTCTGGGTAGCTCATCACCATAAGCGACTTTGCATCTTCCAAATTTATACCGCTAAGCTCTTGAAAAAGATACTCTGAAAGAAACGGCATGAATGGATTTAGCAATTTCATCACCTCTTTAAATATACTTCCAAGCTCTTTTACGCTCGCTTTATCAGCCTTGCTAAGCTCGATGCCCCAGTCACAAAACTCATCCCAAAGGAATTTATAAAGTGTGTTTGCCGCGTCGTTAAAGCGGTATGCGTCGATGTTTTCACGAACCTCTCTCACGCACTCGTTAAAGCGGCTATTCATATAAATTCCAAGCTTTGTTTCAAGCTTGATATCCTCTAAATTTGGAAATTTACTCTCATTTAGCATGAGGTATTTGCTTGCGTTATAAAGCTTGTTGGTGAAATTTCTTACCTGCTTCATCTTGGCGTCGCTTAGCTTGATGTCGCGTCCTTGAACGGCTAGAAGCGTTAGCGTAAAGCGCAATATATCGGCACTATACTCATTTATGCTATCAAGCGGGTCGATGACGTTGCCAAGGCTTTTACTCATCTTTCTGCCAAACTCATCCTTTACAAGCGCATGCAGGTAGATGTCGTCAAACGGCAGCTTGCCAAGGGCATTTTCACCCTGAAACATCATCCTAGCAACCCAGAAAAATAATATATCAAAGCCAGTTATTAGAAGGTTGTTTGGATAAAACTCAGCGAGGTCTCCTTCAAACCATTTTTCATTTTTTAGCTCATTTTCATTGCCCCAGCCAAGCGTGCTAAATGGCCAAAGACCAGAGCTAAACCACGTATCTAGCACGTCTGGATCTTGGTGGAAATTTTTACTTTTACACTTTTTACATTCACACGGCTCGCCCTCGTCAGCCCACATATGACCGCACTCATCGCAGTAAAATACTGGAATTTGGTGCCCCCACCAAAGCTGGCGTGAGATACACCAGTCTCTTAGCTCTCTCATCCACGCATTAAAGCTGTTTATCCAGTGTGGTGGGTAAAATTTAGCAAGGCCTTCTGAGACTTTTTGTATCGCCTCGTCTGCGATCTCTTTTTTGACAAACCACTGCTTTGAGATGTATGGCTCGACGACATTTTTGCAGCGGTAGCAGTAGCCCACTTGGTTTTCGTAGTCCTCGATTTTCTCGACATTGCCAAGTTTTTCAAGCTCGGCCACGACGATATCTCTAGCCTCAAGTCTCTCAAGACCTGCAAATTTATCGCACTTGTCGTTTAAAATACCCTTTTCATCAAATACAGTAATAAACTCAAGGTCGTGCCTTTTGCCAACTTCGTAATCGTTTTGATCATGCGCAGGCGTGACCTTAACAAGGCCTGTACCAAACTCCATATCGACATGCTCGTCTGCGATGATATCGATCTCTCTATTTACGATAGGTAGAACAACCTTTTTGCCGATTAAATTTTTATAGCGCTCATCGTTTGGATTTACCATTACGGCGGTGTCGCCAAAGTAGGTTTCAGGCCTAGTAGTAGCAACCACTACAAATTCGCTTGGCTTATCTGCAAAGTAGTATCTTAAATGATAAAGCTTGCCTTTATTTTCTTTGTGTTCGACCTCGATGTCAGAGAGTGCGCCATCGTGCGTACACCAGTTTATCATGTAGTTTTTCTGAACTATCAGCCCTTTGTTGTATAAATTTACAAAGGCCTTTTTCACAGCTCTTCTTAATCCCTCATCCATTGTAAATCTTTGTCTGCTCCAAGCCGGAGTGATGCCGAGCTTTCGCATCTGGTGGACGATCATGCCGCCGCTTTTTTCCTTCCACTCCCACACTTTTTCTACAAATTTCTCACGTCCAAGCTCTTCTTTTTTGATCCCTTGTGCTAGGAGCTGCTTTTCAACTACGTTTTGAGTAGCGATACCAGCGTGATCAAGGCCTGGCTGCCAAAGTGTCTTGTATCCGTCCATCCTTTTATAACGAGTCATGATATCTTGAAGTGTGAAGGTTAGGGCGTGCCCTATGTGAAGCGAGCCAGTCACGTTTGGAGGTGGCATCATAATGCAAAATTTACGTCCATCTTTTTGGATATCTTTGTTTGCGTCTATCTCGAAGTATCCGCGTTCTTCCCAAATTTTATAAAATTTGTCTTCTATCTCTTTTGCATTGTAAAATTCTGCCACTTTTGTCTCCTCAGTTTCGTTTAAAAAATGCTTAATGTTATCTAAAATTTGTTTAAAAAAATCTTTGCAAAAGTGGGGAAATATGGGCTTGGGGCGGTTAAACGCCCCAAAATTTATATGGCTTATTTGACAGTAAAGCTTCGCTGAGCTAGGTCGTAATCGTTTTGTCTTTCGTTATACATATTTTCAGTTGTGACCGCGCCAAGCGAGCATTTGCCACCAAGTCTTACACGATAAGGTGTATAAAGCACAGCCTCTCTTTTGTCGCTATCTAGTGCATAAAAACTTAAAACGTGATCATCTTTTATGCTCTGATATTCAAGCTCAATGCTATCTTTAAGGCTCTTATTAAAACCACTCAAATTTTCATTTATTGGCTCAAAGCAGCTGCTTACGATCTCGTTTATTACTCCATTTTTAACCATAGCTTTAGAATTTATCACTATTTTTGAATAGACAACATCATTTACTCTTAGGCTGTCAAGACCTAGCTCTTTGCCTTTTTCATCGACAAACGTTCTATAAATATCAAGCTCTTTTGGCTCTATTTTATGCTTGATCTCAAGTGGCACATAAGCGTAGCTTAAAATAGTGGCATATAGCTTGTTTTCACCAAGTGGTGTAATGGTAAAATTTCCATCTTTTGCTGTAAATGATACGCTTAAAAGGCCATCAAATTCTTTGCTTTCGCCATTGTAGCTAAGCTTAAATTTATTATTTTTCTCGCCAACATCTTTGCCAAAGTAAGCATTTAGTGCTCTAAGGGTAAATGCACGCTCTTGTGTTGAGCTAAGCTCATTTAAATTTGTGATCAAGAAATTTGCAAGATCATCTGAGTAGTCGTTTTTCTCAAAATATTTTGAGTGCAGATACAAGATAAATGCATTGTCTCTCATCTTTGAGCCAAAGCTAGAATAATCCCTGCTGTAATCAGCCGCCTGAGCTTTTTTAATATCTTTTAGCGCCGCCTTTGCTTCGTCATTTAAGCCGTTTAGCTTTAGAGCCGCTGCCATTAGATATTTATTAAGTGCAGTCGTATTGTAAGCTTTGTGATCATAAATTTTATTTAGCACTGATTTATCAGCAACATTTGCGCGGGAGCTTACATAGATAGCATATAGGGCTTCAATGTCTGTATTTGTATATTTTAAGAGCGAATTTAATGCTCTTTGCTTTACATTTTTATTTAGCTCATATCCAGCCTCTTCAAGATCAAGTAGCACGTCAGTTGCATAGATCGAAGCAAATGCATTTGTACTACCTAGATCGCTCCAGTAGCCAAAGCTACCATCTGGTTTTTGCATCTTAATTAGCTCACTCATACCGCTTGCAATAAATCTCTTTTGATCATTTTTTTCAAGCTCATCTTTTGGCTTTAAATTTAAAAGCGCAAGCAGCCTTGAGCTCCTTTGCTCCGCACATCCATAAGGGTACTCGACTAAATTTTTAGAAGCTGCTAATAATACGCTTGAGACCGAGCTTGACGCATCTATACTAACATTGTGAAAGCCTTTTGGAAGAGAGATCATGCTCTCTTTATCAAAGACGCTACTTTTTGCATAGGTGCTAATCGTATAAGGATTAACTACATCAAGTAAATTTTGAGCAGTTTTTGAGCTGTTTTTGTCGCTTATTGTTATATTGTATTCGCCAGCTCCAGCTTCAAGAGCTGAAATTTTAAACGTAAAGGCTTTATTTTCAAGCGGCTTTAAATTTATATTTTCTTTTGTTTTGATGCTTAAATTTTTACTGCTAGCCACTTTTATGGTTAAATTTTTATCCTCATTTGTTGTGTTTATGAGCCTTAAGTTTGCATTTAGCTCATCACCTTTTAGCAGATAAACTAACGCACTTGGCTTAATAATCACATCAT is a genomic window containing:
- a CDS encoding MetQ/NlpA family ABC transporter substrate-binding protein codes for the protein MKKLLLTSLVALGLSVSANAADKSKTIIVGATPIPHAEILEVVKPILAKDGYTLEIKEFNDYTTPNLATEDGDLDANFFQHLPYLDEFNKNKGTHLIKTVGVHLEPMGVYSKRIKDIKDLKDGSTVSIPNDPTNESRALDILANAGLIKLNDNPLKTPLDIVDNPKKLKFEEIETAQVPRTLDDVTIAVINTNYALNANLNPVKDALVLESKNSPYVNYVVVKSGNENSPKIKALDKAINSSEVKKFIEIKYNGAILPAF
- a CDS encoding methionine ABC transporter permease, encoding MFGIDFSKFPDVFSRILLPAIGETLYMSIVSTLLAFAIGLIPAVLLILSDKDGLKPNKQLYFILDIVINVLRSFPFIILIIVLFPVTKMIVGTSIGTTAAIVPLTIGAAPFVARLIENALKEVDKGIIEAAQSFGSSKFQIIFRVMFVEALPGIISAFTLTLIVNIGFSAMAGAVGGGGLGSVAINYGYQRFRPDIMLYTVVILIIMVQIFQVLGNYLYKISKK
- a CDS encoding methionine ABC transporter ATP-binding protein — translated: MIKIENLSKFYGDTQILFDINLEVKKGEIFAIVGHSGAGKSTLLRCINGLESYQGGSLKVFDQEIKNLDETQQRHLRRDVGMIFQHFALMARKNVFENVATPLKFWGYKNDETEKRVKELLNLVGLESKAKSYPSELSGGQKQRVAIARALALNPKILLSDEATSALDPNTTNQILELLEKINKELDISVVIVTHEMEVVKSIAKRAILLEGGKIIGSGSIEELFLKPDEKMKEFLGEVEILPSTGTNIRLFFPKEVAQNSVITHMARSLNIDFNIVWGKLEKLNENVLGSLVINIDEKDKENVLNYIKQSGVLWEVA
- a CDS encoding valine--tRNA ligase; this encodes MAEFYNAKEIEDKFYKIWEERGYFEIDANKDIQKDGRKFCIMMPPPNVTGSLHIGHALTFTLQDIMTRYKRMDGYKTLWQPGLDHAGIATQNVVEKQLLAQGIKKEELGREKFVEKVWEWKEKSGGMIVHQMRKLGITPAWSRQRFTMDEGLRRAVKKAFVNLYNKGLIVQKNYMINWCTHDGALSDIEVEHKENKGKLYHLRYYFADKPSEFVVVATTRPETYFGDTAVMVNPNDERYKNLIGKKVVLPIVNREIDIIADEHVDMEFGTGLVKVTPAHDQNDYEVGKRHDLEFITVFDEKGILNDKCDKFAGLERLEARDIVVAELEKLGNVEKIEDYENQVGYCYRCKNVVEPYISKQWFVKKEIADEAIQKVSEGLAKFYPPHWINSFNAWMRELRDWCISRQLWWGHQIPVFYCDECGHMWADEGEPCECKKCKSKNFHQDPDVLDTWFSSGLWPFSTLGWGNENELKNEKWFEGDLAEFYPNNLLITGFDILFFWVARMMFQGENALGKLPFDDIYLHALVKDEFGRKMSKSLGNVIDPLDSINEYSADILRFTLTLLAVQGRDIKLSDAKMKQVRNFTNKLYNASKYLMLNESKFPNLEDIKLETKLGIYMNSRFNECVREVRENIDAYRFNDAANTLYKFLWDEFCDWGIELSKADKASVKELGSIFKEVMKLLNPFMPFLSEYLFQELSGINLEDAKSLMVMSYPEIKERNLEVEKKFELVIEAIVAIRRAKATIDLGNSKIAKAFVKFNEKIDLDEVKEYIKLLAKCEEIGFVDEKIENSIRDVSENLEAFVPLEGLDMSGIITRLKSQKTKLEKEIAKLSGMLNNQNFVANAPKEVIETNKEALRSAEAKFKKVCEELEALGEK